In one window of Clostridia bacterium DNA:
- a CDS encoding GatB/YqeY domain-containing protein, translated as MENKTAIVQKEMMLALKNKDTKRKDTLSVLLSALKGKAKDKRADLTEAEENEVILKEIKQTTETMESAPKDRTDIIEECKARIAVLLEFAPKQMSEAEIRETVEAVLAELGIEKPAAKDKGIIMKNLMPKVSGKADGGMVNKIVSSFLA; from the coding sequence ATGGAAAATAAAACAGCAATTGTGCAAAAAGAAATGATGCTTGCACTCAAAAATAAAGATACGAAAAGAAAGGATACCTTGTCGGTACTGCTTTCAGCTTTAAAGGGTAAGGCAAAGGATAAACGTGCCGATCTGACCGAAGCGGAAGAAAACGAGGTTATCTTAAAGGAAATCAAGCAGACCACCGAAACCATGGAAAGCGCACCCAAAGACAGAACCGATATTATCGAAGAATGTAAGGCGAGAATTGCAGTGCTTTTGGAATTTGCACCCAAACAGATGTCTGAAGCGGAAATCCGCGAAACGGTTGAAGCAGTTTTAGCGGAACTTGGGATTGAAAAGCCTGCAGCGAAGGACAAGGGCATTATAATGAAGAATCTCATGCCGAAGGTTAGCGGTAAAGCAGACGGCGGTATGGTAAACAAAATTGTAAGCAGTTTTCTGGCATAA
- a CDS encoding xanthine phosphoribosyltransferase: protein MKLLEEKIRTLGKVIGDDIVKVDMFLNHQVDPCLMQEMGKEFKRLFGHLEITKVLTLEVSGIAPSVFAALELGVPLVFAKKTEGRNMADDVYSADVFSFTKNKTYTVRVAKEYLTAQDKVLIIDDFLANGKAMLGMLSLVEQAGAKPQGIGVVIEKGFQKGGAMLRESGIPVQSLAIVESIENGEIRFRESDC, encoded by the coding sequence ATGAAATTACTGGAAGAGAAAATCCGCACACTCGGCAAGGTCATCGGGGATGACATTGTAAAGGTGGACATGTTCTTAAACCATCAGGTTGATCCATGTTTGATGCAAGAGATGGGCAAGGAATTCAAACGGTTGTTCGGACATCTTGAAATCACAAAGGTACTGACGCTAGAGGTTTCGGGTATCGCACCTTCGGTGTTTGCGGCACTGGAGCTTGGTGTTCCGCTGGTGTTTGCCAAAAAGACCGAGGGCAGAAATATGGCAGATGATGTGTATTCTGCAGATGTTTTCTCTTTTACCAAAAACAAAACCTATACCGTTCGTGTAGCAAAGGAATATCTTACCGCGCAGGATAAGGTGCTGATTATTGATGATTTTCTGGCAAACGGCAAGGCAATGCTTGGCATGCTGTCGCTGGTAGAGCAGGCAGGTGCGAAACCCCAGGGCATTGGTGTTGTCATTGAAAAGGGATTCCAAAAGGGAGGCGCTATGCTTCGGGAATCCGGCATTCCTGTTCAGTCCTTGGCAATCGTAGAGTCCATTGAGAACGGAGAAATTCGTTTTCGGGAATCCGATTGTTAA
- a CDS encoding BMP family ABC transporter substrate-binding protein, which yields MKTFKKVLALVLVAMLAIGLCACGGNEEGGAAGEKAALKIGVIHIGDPADGSGYSYTHDLGIQGMQKNLGLSDDQIVRKLNIADNDPAATQTAIEACIAEGCNLIFGTSYGYMDTMEALASQYPDVYFSHGTGYKSNDVNFNNYFGRIYQARYLAGIAAGLKTETNKVGYVAAYGTELAETCSGINAFALGVQAVNPEAVVYVKTLNSWFDPANETAYADALIDMDCDVIAQHCDTANPQIAAQNKGVFGCGYNSDMTAEAPKAHLTAPIWNWDVYYTTAAQAVLDGKWAELGNYYGGLQEGFVDVSPLSENCAEGTQEIIDQVKALIVSGEWDVFSGVKLSVEDGAIVMTDADILDNAGNVVIAKGAPLVENGVIQGSMNYFVEGVELK from the coding sequence ATGAAAACATTCAAGAAAGTGCTTGCACTTGTGCTTGTTGCTATGCTGGCAATCGGCTTATGTGCATGCGGCGGAAACGAAGAAGGCGGCGCAGCAGGCGAAAAGGCAGCGCTCAAAATCGGTGTTATCCACATCGGTGACCCGGCTGACGGTTCCGGCTACAGCTACACCCATGACCTGGGTATTCAGGGCATGCAGAAGAATTTGGGCTTAAGCGACGACCAGATCGTTCGTAAGCTTAACATCGCGGATAACGATCCCGCTGCTACCCAGACAGCTATCGAAGCTTGTATCGCTGAAGGCTGTAACTTAATCTTCGGTACCTCTTACGGTTACATGGATACCATGGAAGCTTTAGCTTCTCAGTATCCGGATGTATACTTCTCGCACGGTACCGGTTACAAGAGCAATGATGTAAACTTCAACAACTACTTCGGCAGAATTTACCAGGCTAGATACTTAGCAGGTATCGCTGCAGGTCTTAAGACCGAAACCAACAAGGTTGGTTATGTTGCAGCATACGGCACAGAACTGGCTGAAACCTGCTCCGGTATCAATGCATTTGCATTGGGCGTACAGGCTGTAAACCCTGAAGCTGTTGTATATGTTAAAACCTTAAATTCCTGGTTCGATCCTGCAAACGAAACTGCTTATGCAGATGCTTTGATTGACATGGATTGCGACGTTATCGCACAGCACTGTGATACTGCGAACCCGCAGATTGCTGCACAGAACAAGGGCGTATTCGGCTGCGGTTACAACTCTGATATGACTGCAGAAGCTCCCAAAGCACATCTTACCGCTCCGATCTGGAACTGGGATGTATACTACACCACCGCTGCACAGGCTGTTCTCGATGGCAAATGGGCTGAATTGGGCAACTACTACGGCGGTTTGCAGGAAGGCTTTGTAGACGTATCTCCTCTGTCTGAAAACTGCGCAGAAGGCACACAGGAAATTATCGATCAGGTTAAGGCTTTGATCGTAAGCGGCGAGTGGGATGTATTCTCCGGCGTGAAACTGAGTGTTGAAGATGGCGCAATCGTAATGACCGATGCAGATATCCTGGACAACGCAGGCAACGTAGTAATCGCAAAGGGTGCTCCGCTTGTTGAAAACGGTGTAATTCAGGGCTCTATGAACTACTTCGTAGAAGGCGTAGAATTGAAATAA